From a region of the Arachis ipaensis cultivar K30076 chromosome B09, Araip1.1, whole genome shotgun sequence genome:
- the LOC107616381 gene encoding uncharacterized protein LOC107616381 yields MNGVKTFVLVYVDDIIITGEAETQVKEVIERLNAKFALKDMGNLHYFFRIQVTKISDGGILLSQEKYINEVLKKANMEGCSSCHTPLSSAVKLSALSGSNFGDSQLYRSIIGSLQYLTVTRPEISYSVHKMSQFVQAPLDSHWKMVKRILRYLSGTINHGLHLNKANSMKITAYSDSDWVGDPDDRKSTSGCCVFLGSNLVSWASKKQTAVAKSSTKAEYRNMTDLVAELIWVKNLMSELQFPSKEASMVYCDNLSAVLLAANPILHSKSKHFEIDLHFVRDHVNSKDIKVSHIPGAMQVADILTKAVSSENFLHFRRKLNIKELDNINATGELKSRGNNQQKQQNKCVEMMMHDDQNTTTQEEGESRGHDR; encoded by the coding sequence ATGAATGGAGTAAAGACCTTTGTATTGGTGTATGTTGATGATATAATCATCACAGGAGAAGCTGAAACTCAGGTAAAAGAAGTAATTGAAAGGCTAAATGCAAAATTTGCACTCAAAGACATGGGCAATCTCCACTATTTTTTTAGAATTCAGGTGACAAAAATAAGTGATGGAGGAATTCTTCTCTCTCAAGAGAAGTATATCAATGAGGTATTGAAGAAAGCAAATATGGAAGGTTGCTCAAGTTGTCACACTCCTCTGTCCTCGGCAGTAAAATTATCGGCCTTAAGTGGTTCCAACTTTGGTGATTCTCAGCTTTACAGATCGATTATTGGTAGCCTGCAATATCTAACAGTGACCAGACCTGAGATTTCATATAGTGTACACAAGATGTCACAGTTTGTACAAGCCCCTTTAGACAGTCATTGGAAAATGGTGAAGAGAATACTCAGATATCTCAGTGGTACAATAAATCATGGATTGCATTTGAACAAAGCTAACTCTATGAAAATCACAGCCTACAGTGACTCAGATTGGGTTGGGGACCCTGATGACAGGAAGTCCACAAGTGGGTGTTGTGTATTTCTTGGTTCAAATTTGGTCTCTTGGGCTTCAAAGAAGCAAACAGCTGTAGCAAAGTCAAGCACAAAAGCTGAATATAGGAATATGACAGACTTGGTAGCTGAGCTAATTTGGGTGAAAAATTTAATGTCTGAATTGCAGTTTCCATCAAAAGAGGCATCCATGGTCTACTGTGATAACTTAAGTGCGGTTCTACTTGCTGCCAACCCAATCTTACACTCAAAATCTAAACATTTTGAGATAGATCTTCACTTTGTCAGGGATCATGTAAATAGCAAAGACATTAAAGTAAGTCACATTCCAGGAGCTATGCAGGTGGCTGATATCTTAACAAAGGCCGTGTCCTCTGAGAATTTTCTTCACTTCAGGAGAAAATTGAATATTAAAGAGCTTGACAATATTAATGCAACAGGAGAGTTGAAGAGCAGAGGCAATAATCAGCAGAAACAGCAGAACAAATGTGTAGAGATGATGATGCATGATGATCAAAACACAACAACACAAGAAGAAGGTGAAAGTAGAGGTCATGATAGGTGA